The Clostridium sp. AWRP genome has a window encoding:
- a CDS encoding thioesterase family protein → MYINETRVVVRYAETDKMGIVHHSNYYIYFEEARTQFIKKTGISYSQMEKDGIMFPLVESNCRYLQGAKYEDELIIKTWIKELTPVKAEFNYSVIRENDQKEIAKGSTLHTFVNNNFKIINLKKKHTELFEKLQSLI, encoded by the coding sequence TTGTACATAAATGAAACAAGGGTAGTTGTTAGATATGCAGAAACTGATAAAATGGGTATAGTTCATCATTCTAATTATTATATATACTTTGAAGAAGCTAGAACACAGTTTATAAAAAAGACTGGTATAAGTTATTCACAAATGGAGAAAGACGGTATAATGTTTCCTCTAGTTGAAAGTAATTGCAGATACTTACAGGGTGCAAAATATGAAGATGAACTAATAATAAAGACTTGGATTAAAGAATTAACACCAGTTAAAGCAGAATTTAACTATTCGGTTATTAGAGAAAATGACCAAAAGGAAATTGCAAAAGGAAGTACATTACACACTTTTGTTAATAATAATTTTAAGATAATCAATTTAAAGAAAAAACATACAGAACTATTTGAAAAATTACAGTCACTAATATGA
- a CDS encoding bacteriohemerythrin, which translates to MAFKWKDEFNLNIDEIDKQHKKLMEIGKKAYDIAVIDDGYDRYDEIMTILDELLEYTKYHFEYEENMLKKYNYDHIHDQEEEHGFYVYKINEVASREDIDDNQRKVILEIIDFLSEWISNHIMIADRKYAVFLKTV; encoded by the coding sequence ATGGCATTTAAATGGAAAGACGAATTTAATTTAAATATCGATGAAATAGATAAACAACACAAAAAACTAATGGAAATAGGAAAAAAAGCCTATGATATTGCAGTAATAGATGATGGATATGATAGATATGATGAAATAATGACAATACTTGATGAGCTTTTAGAATATACAAAATATCATTTTGAGTATGAAGAAAATATGCTAAAAAAATATAATTATGATCATATTCATGATCAAGAAGAAGAACATGGTTTTTATGTATATAAAATAAATGAAGTTGCCTCTAGAGAGGATATAGATGATAATCAAAGGAAAGTAATATTAGAAATTATAGACTTTTTATCTGAATGGATTAGTAACCATATTATGATAGCAGACAGAAAATATGCAGTATTTTTAAAAACTGTTTAA
- a CDS encoding carbon starvation protein A, whose product MNAITLVIIAALVLIIAYRYYGYFIATKVLMIDPDRETPANKFNDGRDYVPTNKWVVFGHHFAAIAGAGPLIGPVLAAQFGYMPGYLWLLIGAVLGGGVHDMVILFASVRHDGKSLAEIAKEEVGRITGTASSIAVLLIVILSMAGLAIVIVNALYSNPWGTFTVAVTIPIAMFIGIYMRYIRPGKIGEASAIGVILVLLGVVLGPAVKASSLATYFTLNETQLKLVLPAYGFLAATLPVWFLLAPRDYLSSYMKIGTILVLALGIVLVRPTIAMPAVTKFASGGGPIIPGPLWPFLMITIACGAISGFHALISSGTTPKLIDNEKSIPMIGYGAMLAECFVGVMALIAATVLQPGDYFAINTSAAAFGKLQAAGYKIVNLPQLSQLVGENIAHRPGGAVSLAVGMAYIFSRIPFLKYLMSYWYQFAIMFEALFILTTIDAGTRVGRFIVQDIAGKVYKPLKRTDWWPGIIITSGLVSFAWGYLLFGGSISTIWPIFGVANQLLATLALTIGTTIILKHSKKRSYALITLIPMLALLVTTVGAGTWSIFKTYIPKNMILNSFLMTIMIAIVIIVVVDSASKWNKIIKD is encoded by the coding sequence ATGAACGCAATAACTTTAGTTATTATCGCTGCATTAGTTTTAATCATTGCATATCGTTATTATGGATATTTTATAGCTACTAAAGTCTTAATGATAGACCCGGACAGGGAAACTCCTGCTAATAAATTTAATGACGGAAGAGACTACGTGCCAACTAACAAATGGGTAGTTTTTGGACACCACTTTGCTGCCATAGCTGGTGCAGGCCCACTTATAGGTCCAGTTCTTGCTGCACAATTTGGATACATGCCAGGCTACTTGTGGCTGCTTATAGGAGCAGTGCTAGGCGGTGGAGTACATGATATGGTAATTTTATTTGCTTCAGTTAGACATGATGGCAAATCTTTAGCAGAAATTGCAAAGGAAGAAGTTGGTAGGATTACAGGAACAGCCAGCAGTATAGCAGTCCTTTTAATAGTAATTTTGTCTATGGCAGGACTTGCCATTGTCATAGTAAATGCCCTTTACTCTAATCCTTGGGGTACTTTTACAGTAGCAGTTACTATACCAATAGCTATGTTTATAGGAATATATATGAGATATATTAGACCTGGAAAAATAGGAGAAGCTTCAGCTATAGGAGTTATATTAGTACTTTTAGGAGTAGTACTAGGACCTGCTGTTAAAGCATCTAGTTTAGCAACCTACTTTACTCTTAACGAAACCCAATTAAAACTTGTCCTCCCAGCTTACGGTTTTCTTGCTGCTACTTTACCTGTATGGTTTTTACTAGCTCCAAGGGACTATTTAAGTTCTTATATGAAAATAGGCACTATACTTGTCCTGGCTTTAGGCATAGTATTGGTTAGACCTACAATTGCAATGCCTGCAGTAACTAAATTTGCATCTGGTGGAGGCCCTATAATACCAGGACCACTATGGCCTTTCTTGATGATAACTATAGCTTGTGGAGCAATATCAGGTTTCCACGCCTTAATATCCTCAGGAACTACACCAAAGCTTATAGATAATGAAAAAAGTATTCCTATGATAGGATATGGTGCTATGCTGGCAGAATGTTTTGTAGGAGTAATGGCACTAATTGCAGCTACAGTTCTTCAACCTGGAGATTATTTTGCCATAAATACTAGTGCAGCAGCTTTCGGCAAACTACAAGCTGCAGGTTATAAAATTGTTAACCTGCCTCAACTTTCACAGCTTGTTGGAGAAAATATAGCACATAGACCCGGCGGTGCAGTATCTTTAGCAGTAGGAATGGCCTATATATTTTCCAGGATACCCTTTTTAAAATACTTAATGTCCTATTGGTATCAATTTGCAATAATGTTTGAGGCTCTATTTATATTGACAACTATAGATGCAGGTACTAGAGTTGGAAGGTTTATAGTTCAAGATATAGCAGGAAAAGTTTATAAACCTTTGAAAAGAACCGATTGGTGGCCAGGAATTATAATAACTAGTGGTTTGGTATCTTTTGCCTGGGGATATTTATTGTTTGGAGGAAGCATATCAACTATCTGGCCTATATTTGGTGTGGCTAACCAGCTTCTAGCAACTTTAGCTTTAACTATAGGAACTACTATAATATTAAAGCATAGTAAAAAAAGAAGTTATGCCCTCATAACCTTAATTCCAATGTTAGCTTTACTTGTTACTACTGTAGGTGCTGGTACATGGTCCATATTCAAAACCTATATTCCTAAAAATATGATATTAAATTCTTTTCTTATGACAATAATGATTGCTATAGTAATAATAGTAGTGGTAGATTCCGCATCTAAATGGAATAAAATTATTAAGGATTAA
- a CDS encoding chromate transporter, whose translation MIYWQLLLSFLQVGLFSFGGGYGILPLIQQQVVTQNHWMTMKEFADVVTISQMTPGPIVLNASTFVGMKMAGVTGAIVATFSCAFPTTVLAIIVGYYYYKYRDMTLVKGIFEGLRPAIVSLIATVGMSILFLSLFNSEVFTFSVFSHVDWKAVVMFLTCLFILRRWKTNPIYIMLGSGVVGIVVYLLLG comes from the coding sequence ATGATTTACTGGCAATTGCTTTTGAGTTTTCTGCAGGTGGGGCTTTTTAGTTTCGGCGGTGGTTATGGAATACTTCCGCTGATTCAGCAGCAGGTTGTCACCCAGAATCACTGGATGACGATGAAGGAATTTGCTGACGTAGTGACGATTTCTCAAATGACACCAGGACCGATTGTCTTGAACGCTTCCACATTCGTGGGAATGAAAATGGCAGGGGTAACAGGTGCTATTGTGGCGACTTTCAGCTGTGCATTTCCAACGACAGTACTAGCGATTATTGTTGGCTACTATTATTACAAGTATCGAGACATGACGCTTGTAAAAGGAATTTTTGAAGGGCTGCGCCCGGCTATTGTTTCCCTGATTGCCACAGTGGGAATGTCTATTCTGTTTTTATCACTGTTCAATTCCGAAGTATTCACTTTTAGTGTATTTTCTCATGTAGATTGGAAAGCTGTAGTCATGTTTCTAACCTGCCTGTTCATTCTGCGTAGATGGAAAACGAACCCGATTTACATCATGCTTGGTTCTGGAGTCGTCGGGATAGTAGTTTATCTTTTGCTGGGGTAA
- a CDS encoding MFS transporter produces MSKGMSKGKSAIIFAIFSFSFLVMAQGATSPALASIGQAFPKIDFSVVVLIATLPCLTTIPFSMIGGKLAGNIMTFRSVTIIGIILTIIGGAFPYFTNSFVVILIMRAILGAGVGLISPIPSALIMNFFQGKDVENLMGYNSVIQNIGGIVFQMLGGFLCVISWRTTFLTYLLAVISLIVVIFMLPEPQKVEKAKNEKVKMPGMVYVWSIIFLVYTLINYPMLTGISSLIVDNKLGTSASAAMALTMFSIGGMFTGAIFGKLYHIAVKYTIVVGTVLHAIGFVILIYGNSVFMFTVATTIVGMGFGLVVPAVIMYVGMPVPQSAQPFAISIALAFMSIGGFVSSFFFAFVEKTFNISSMRFPFVFGAVCLVIYSIVQSVVNLKTSKPESIGVK; encoded by the coding sequence ATGAGTAAAGGTATGAGTAAAGGTAAATCAGCAATTATATTTGCAATATTTTCTTTTTCATTTCTGGTTATGGCACAAGGAGCAACTTCTCCTGCACTTGCAAGTATAGGTCAGGCCTTCCCCAAAATAGATTTTAGTGTAGTGGTACTTATAGCTACATTACCATGTTTAACCACGATTCCATTTTCAATGATAGGAGGAAAATTAGCCGGTAATATTATGACATTTAGAAGTGTTACAATTATTGGAATAATTCTTACTATCATTGGTGGTGCTTTCCCTTATTTTACAAATAGCTTTGTTGTAATTCTTATTATGAGGGCTATATTGGGAGCTGGGGTAGGTTTAATATCTCCAATTCCATCAGCACTTATTATGAACTTTTTCCAAGGAAAAGATGTAGAAAATCTCATGGGTTACAATAGTGTTATTCAAAATATAGGTGGTATCGTATTTCAGATGCTTGGAGGATTTTTATGTGTTATTAGCTGGCGAACTACCTTTTTAACTTATCTTTTGGCTGTTATATCTCTTATCGTAGTTATTTTCATGTTACCTGAGCCTCAGAAGGTAGAAAAGGCAAAGAACGAAAAAGTAAAGATGCCTGGTATGGTATATGTATGGTCAATAATTTTCCTAGTTTATACTTTAATAAATTACCCAATGTTAACGGGTATATCATCTTTAATAGTTGACAATAAATTGGGAACTTCAGCTAGTGCAGCGATGGCACTTACTATGTTCTCTATAGGTGGGATGTTCACTGGTGCAATTTTTGGAAAATTATATCATATAGCTGTAAAGTACACCATAGTTGTAGGAACGGTTCTCCATGCTATAGGATTTGTGATTTTGATCTATGGAAATAGCGTTTTTATGTTTACTGTTGCAACAACTATTGTTGGAATGGGATTTGGACTTGTGGTGCCAGCTGTAATTATGTATGTTGGTATGCCGGTGCCTCAGTCAGCACAGCCTTTTGCAATTTCTATAGCTCTTGCATTTATGAGCATAGGTGGTTTTGTTTCAAGTTTCTTCTTTGCTTTTGTTGAGAAGACTTTTAATATATCGTCTATGAGATTTCCATTTGTATTTGGTGCTGTATGTCTTGTGATCTACTCAATTGTCCAATCAGTGGTTAATCTAAAGACATCAAAGCCAGAGTCAATAGGTGTGAAATAA
- a CDS encoding 4Fe-4S binding protein, giving the protein MNATMRYFITLKCIKCHKCANICPVDAIYEGHDKFEINDTKCITCDKCREICPVDAIHYEDDEFRSINREMDSYFGGGAWPSPGRYNNLE; this is encoded by the coding sequence ATGAATGCTACTATGCGCTATTTTATAACCTTAAAATGTATTAAATGCCATAAATGTGCAAATATATGTCCTGTAGATGCAATATATGAAGGACATGATAAATTTGAAATTAATGACACCAAATGCATAACCTGTGATAAATGCAGAGAAATATGTCCTGTAGATGCAATACATTATGAAGATGACGAATTTAGAAGTATAAATAGGGAAATGGATTCCTATTTTGGTGGGGGAGCATGGCCATCCCCAGGAAGGTATAACAATTTAGAATAA
- a CDS encoding chromate transporter, with protein sequence MKRNLKFYKTLFVSTFSVSAFTFGGGYVIIPLMKHKFVDTLHWIDENEMLDIVAISQSLPGSMAVDASALVGYRLAGIPGVIVALISTILPPLVIIAVVSLFYQEFKTNPVVNAVLKGMQAGIAAVIADVVISGGTEICKSKNALSIFIMIASFCAIYFLSVNVIWVILICGAFGGILTAIQKRKKTMKT encoded by the coding sequence ATGAAAAGAAATTTAAAGTTTTACAAAACACTGTTTGTGTCAACATTTTCAGTTAGCGCTTTCACCTTTGGAGGCGGATATGTGATTATTCCACTGATGAAGCATAAATTTGTTGATACACTTCACTGGATTGATGAAAATGAAATGCTGGATATCGTTGCTATTTCACAGTCTTTGCCGGGGTCAATGGCCGTCGATGCTTCTGCTTTGGTCGGTTACCGTCTGGCTGGTATTCCTGGAGTAATTGTGGCGCTTATCTCAACGATTTTACCACCGCTAGTCATTATAGCTGTTGTTTCACTATTTTACCAGGAATTTAAAACGAATCCAGTAGTAAATGCTGTTCTAAAGGGAATGCAGGCGGGAATTGCGGCTGTTATTGCTGATGTGGTGATTTCTGGTGGGACTGAAATCTGCAAATCGAAAAACGCTCTTTCAATTTTTATCATGATCGCTTCCTTTTGCGCAATATATTTTCTAAGTGTAAATGTGATATGGGTTATTCTGATCTGCGGTGCATTCGGTGGTATTTTAACAGCCATTCAAAAACGAAAGAAGACGATGAAAACATGA
- a CDS encoding DUF3786 domain-containing protein: MNKENNYEICYENMRKEFVKYNPEEVAKRSRSYYDIEKKQFTLTCFNKEYLISYPEGNIVLKYNKDKDPSVDVNTMLMLKMLMLSYLYRATNSSLTNKWVPFRELEGVGHAYQGFADRGIDKLVEFFGHKGDLFLEAGLKLGGKKVDVGDVGIKINILPNVPMVFGLWTADDEFPADATILYDCSVVNELHVEDLAGLCFEAADEIIRSARSIHS, encoded by the coding sequence ATGAACAAGGAAAATAATTATGAGATTTGTTATGAAAATATGCGTAAGGAATTTGTTAAATATAATCCAGAAGAAGTGGCTAAAAGAAGCAGGTCTTATTATGATATTGAAAAAAAACAATTTACATTAACTTGTTTTAACAAAGAATACTTAATTTCTTATCCAGAGGGGAATATTGTATTAAAGTATAATAAAGATAAAGATCCATCTGTAGATGTAAATACAATGCTTATGCTTAAGATGCTTATGCTTAGTTATCTATACAGGGCTACTAACAGCAGTCTAACAAATAAGTGGGTGCCTTTTAGAGAATTAGAAGGAGTTGGTCATGCTTATCAGGGATTTGCAGATCGCGGCATAGATAAATTAGTTGAATTCTTTGGGCATAAGGGAGACCTTTTCTTGGAAGCCGGTCTTAAGCTAGGTGGAAAAAAAGTTGATGTTGGAGACGTGGGAATAAAGATTAATATATTACCTAATGTGCCTATGGTATTTGGTTTATGGACAGCAGATGATGAGTTCCCGGCAGATGCCACTATTCTTTACGATTGTTCTGTAGTTAATGAGCTTCATGTAGAGGATTTAGCTGGATTATGCTTTGAAGCGGCTGATGAAATAATTAGATCTGCTAGGTCAATTCACAGTTAA
- a CDS encoding DUF6440 family protein, whose amino-acid sequence MFGEKSNKRFEEIFKEGTTFGYKVIVDKETGVEYLFSYDGYAGGLTLLVDKDGKPIIKSDNE is encoded by the coding sequence ATGTTTGGTGAAAAGTCTAATAAAAGATTTGAGGAAATTTTTAAAGAGGGTACTACATTTGGATATAAGGTGATAGTGGATAAAGAAACAGGTGTTGAATATTTATTTAGTTATGATGGATATGCTGGTGGATTAACGTTGTTGGTTGATAAAGATGGAAAGCCAATTATTAAATCAGATAATGAATAG
- a CDS encoding DUF5050 domain-containing protein, producing MKSVFLAMCVSAALLTSSGGQYAKPISNMSNEVKVSNMEPIVEDGNWLYESDKNDKLVKINADGTNKSYIGQASGRIIGVANNWVYYVNGYIGSIGSGGIYKTRDNQVIKLTSDDYITDAVFYKGYIYYALGPEMDENHVVRGGLYKIDTDGKNKIKLSNQLVDNINIYKDCIYYSGVSSVTKCSTISEEKPGIFKMSIDGTNKIKIYNKYAKFLKLSDSNIYFSDFEDNYKLYKMNIDGTNIKKLNDDISWDLQVSGSWIYYSNNPYDGHTAMILPLDQTKGNIYKITTDGTNRTKLNSEASRLNEVLDGWIYYGNWSDKIYKMKLDGSNKLVIK from the coding sequence TTGAAAAGTGTCTTTCTAGCAATGTGCGTGTCAGCTGCATTACTTACGAGCTCAGGAGGTCAATATGCTAAACCAATTAGTAATATGAGCAACGAAGTTAAAGTAAGTAATATGGAACCGATAGTTGAAGATGGAAACTGGCTATATGAATCTGATAAAAATGATAAATTAGTAAAAATTAATGCTGATGGAACAAATAAGAGTTATATTGGACAGGCATCTGGGAGGATTATTGGTGTTGCTAATAACTGGGTTTATTATGTTAATGGTTACATTGGTTCTATTGGAAGTGGTGGCATATATAAAACAAGAGATAACCAAGTAATTAAACTAACAAGTGACGATTATATTACTGATGCTGTTTTCTATAAGGGTTATATATATTATGCACTAGGACCTGAAATGGATGAGAATCATGTGGTAAGGGGTGGACTATATAAGATTGATACGGATGGAAAAAATAAAATTAAGCTTTCTAATCAACTGGTTGATAATATAAATATATATAAAGATTGCATCTATTATAGTGGTGTAAGTTCTGTCACTAAGTGCAGCACAATTAGTGAAGAGAAGCCGGGTATATTTAAAATGAGCATCGATGGTACTAATAAAATAAAGATTTATAATAAATATGCTAAATTCTTAAAATTAAGTGATAGTAATATTTATTTTAGTGATTTTGAAGATAACTATAAATTATATAAGATGAATATTGATGGCACAAATATAAAAAAATTAAATGATGACATTAGTTGGGACCTTCAAGTAAGTGGAAGCTGGATATACTATAGCAATAATCCTTACGATGGACATACTGCAATGATACTTCCGCTTGATCAGACAAAAGGGAACATTTATAAGATAACTACTGATGGAACTAATAGAACTAAGCTAAATAGTGAGGCCAGTAGGTTAAATGAAGTATTAGATGGATGGATATATTATGGTAATTGGTCTGATAAGATTTATAAAATGAAATTGGATGGCAGCAATAAATTAGTTATAAAGTAA